One genomic region from Mauremys reevesii isolate NIE-2019 linkage group 7, ASM1616193v1, whole genome shotgun sequence encodes:
- the ADGRA1 gene encoding adhesion G protein-coupled receptor A1 isoform X6: protein MLWIGVTARNIYKQVTKKAQPCQNSDQPSYPKQPLLRFYLISGGVPFIICGITAATNINNYGIESNAPYCWMAWEPSLGAFYGPVAFIVLVTCVYFLCTYVQLKRHPERKYELKERTEDQQRLASTEVGHSHITDSGSVSQTTCSMISSSLLENEHSFKAQLRAAAFTLFLFTATWTFGALAVSQGHFLDMIFSCLYGAFCVTLGLFILIHHCAKRDDVWHCWWSCCPSRRSTYSVQVNVRPKVNVNGDTQVHAPCLQESPCPNKSAVFNQPAANHCKLTNLQAVQNHVNCLSPVTPCCAKMHCDQLLDDEAHIHVHNEGTFRPNMHIHRCLKSRTKPRYFSRHRSAGEREYAYHIPSSIDGSIHSSHTDSPHSTHDSQSGHRRACCAKSDAYPTINQPESSDASTVIYSCAKIPESDTVHHTAHFEMHPRTQSLPFNTTNHNGILKGNVHEAMIYSSDSTGNIKTGPWKNETTV, encoded by the exons ATTTTATCTAATTAGTGGAGGTGTTCCTTTTATTATATGTGGGATTACAGCAGCAACCAACATCAATAATTATGGAATTGAAAGCAATGCCCCATA ttGTTGGATGGCTTGGGAACCTAGCCTCGGTGCATTTTATGGGCCAGTAGCATTCATTGTGCTAGTCACCTGCGTTTACTTTCTCTGCACATATGTGCAATTGAAGCGTCATCCAGAACGCAAGTATGAATTAAAAGAAAGGACAGAAGATCAGCAAAGGTTGGCAAGTACTGAAGTGGGCCATAGTCATATTACAGACTCTGGGTCAGTTTCCCAGACAACATGCTCCATGATTTCTTCTTCGTTGTTGGAAAACGAGCACTCGTTTAAGGCTCAGCTTCGAGCTGCGGCGTTCACTTTGTTCTTGTTTACTGCCACTTGGACCTTTGGAGCACTTGCTGTATCTCAAGGACATTTCTTGGATATGATATTTAGTTGCCTCTATGGAGCattttgtgtgaccttggggctTTTCATCCTCATCCATCACTGTGCAAAGCGAGATGATGTATGGCATTGCTGGTGGTCCTGTTGCCCATCTAGAAGAAGCACATATTCTGTACAAGTTAATGTCCGCCCAAAGGTTAATGTCAATGGGGACACGCAGGTTCATGCACCTTGTCTTCAAGAGTCACCATGTCCTAACAAATCAGCTGTTTTTAATCAGCCAGCTGCTAATCACTGCAAGCTTACTAATCTACAAGCTGTTCAAAACCATGTTAACTGCCTTTCACCAGTTACACCATGTTGTGCAAAAATGCACTGTGATCAACTTTTGGATGATGAAGCTCATATACACGTGCATAACGAGGGAACTTTCAGGCCCAACATGCACATTCACAGATGTCTGAAAAGCAGAACTAAACCACGTTACTTCAGTCGACATAGATCTGCAGGAGAAAGAGAATATGCCTATCATATTCCTTCGAGCATTGATGGCAGCATCCACAGTTCACATACAGACAGTCCACACAGTACGCATGATAGTCAGTCGGGGCACAGACGGGCTTGCTGTGCGAAAAGTGATGCATATCCTACTATCAACCAGCCTGAAAGTAGCGATGCAAGTACTGTAATATACAGTTGTGCTAAAATCCCAGAAAGTGACACTGTGCACCATACAGCTCATTTTGAGATGCATCCACGAACACAATCATTACCGTTTAATACAACTAATCACAATGGAATTCTCAAGGGAAATGTGCATGAAGCCATGATATACAGTTCAGATAGTACAGGAAATATCAAAACTGGTCCTTGGAAGAATGAAACTACTGTGTAG